Part of the Deinococcus fonticola genome is shown below.
ACAGTTGCAGGGTTGCGCGACACGGGGGAAGTGTAATACGGATTCCGTCCGCTTCCCACATCGTCGGAACAACACCGACGATATGTCCATCTCCCGGAACCCGTATGTTCTCCTTCTCCTTCCAGTCGGATTTCATCGCCCAGCATGGGGGATGAAATCGGAGTCGGTATCAGGCACACCACCAGGGGCAGATCGGGAATACTGAACGGCATGACCACCCCGCAAGACCGGATCCGGGCCGAGTTGCACGCGCAGCCCAGCATCGACCCCGCCGCCGAAGTGCAGCGCCGCGTGGCGTTCCTGGCAGATTACCTGCGCTCCACGCCCGCGCAGGGCTTCGTGCTGGGCATCAGTGGCGGGCAGGACAGCACCCTGGCCGGGCGGCTGTGCCAGCTGGCGGTAGAGGAGCTGCGGGCGCAGGGCAGGGCGGCCACCTTCGTGGCGATGCGACTGCCCTACGGCGTGCAGGCCGACGAGGCCGACGCGCAGCGGGCGCTGGAGTTCATCCGGCCCGACCGCACCTTGAGCGTCAACATCAGGGCCGCCGTGGACGGCAGCGCGGCGGCCGCCGCCGAGGCGCTGGGAGAAGAACTGCGCGATTTCGTGCGCGGCAACATCAAGGCGCGCGAACGCATGGTTGCGCAGTACGCGGTGGCCGGGCAACTGAACCTGCTGGTGGTCGGCACCGACCACGCCGCCGAGGCGGTCACCGGGTTTTACACCAAGCACGGCGACGGCGGGGTCGACCTGACGCCCCTGACTGGACTGAGCAAGCGCCAGGGCGCTGCGCTGCTGCGGCACCTGAACGCCCCGGAAAGCACCTGGCGCAAGGTGCCCACCGCCGACCTGGAAGACCAGCGCCCCGGCCTGCCCGACGAGGTGGCGCTGGGCCTGACCTACGGAGAGATCGACGACTACCTGGAAGGCCAGGAAGTTAGCCCCGAAGCGGCACAGAAACTGGAGCAGTACCACTGCAACACCCGCCACAAACGCCACCTGCCCGTCACGCCTTTCGACGACTGGTGGCGTCAAGGTTGACGGGGCGCCGCGCAGGCGAGGAACCGGCCGGCTTTGCGGGGCGGGATGTCCGCCCAGGACACGGAGTGAGGACACAAAGTCCAACACACAAAGTCAGGGCACGCCAGCCCTTATCATCACGGGCAGGAGGCCCGCCATGACCACCCCCCCAGAAGACCCCCGGAGCAGCGCCGACGCGATCCTGAGCACCATCCGCCGCTGGCAGGCGGGCGCGCTGGCCCGCGAACAGGTGGTGCTGGAACTCAGCCGCGTGCCACTGGAACAGGGAGACGTGATTCAGGACGTCCTGAGTGCCCTGCAAGGCCACATGGAGCTGGCCCGCACCACCAGCGCCGAGCACGTGCAGGAAGACACGCAGTCCTGGCGCAGCGAACTGATGGCCTCGCGCGCGCGCAACTGGACGTACCCGTACCCGGTGGGCCTGCTGGTGTGCCCCTCGGTGCTGATCCTGACCGACGCCACGCGCGGCGTGGTGCTGCGCGAAAGCGGCGCCAAGGCCCTGCCCCGCAGCACCAGCGCCTCGATCATGCTGCTGTGCCAGACCATCGTGATGGCCCAGAATGCCG
Proteins encoded:
- the nadE gene encoding ammonia-dependent NAD(+) synthetase, whose protein sequence is MTTPQDRIRAELHAQPSIDPAAEVQRRVAFLADYLRSTPAQGFVLGISGGQDSTLAGRLCQLAVEELRAQGRAATFVAMRLPYGVQADEADAQRALEFIRPDRTLSVNIRAAVDGSAAAAAEALGEELRDFVRGNIKARERMVAQYAVAGQLNLLVVGTDHAAEAVTGFYTKHGDGGVDLTPLTGLSKRQGAALLRHLNAPESTWRKVPTADLEDQRPGLPDEVALGLTYGEIDDYLEGQEVSPEAAQKLEQYHCNTRHKRHLPVTPFDDWWRQG